The stretch of DNA GCAACGATACAAGTCAGCTCCATCAAAGAGGCACTGACTTTTGCTCCTTCCTATTCCATGGGAGATAGAACCAGGACTTTTCTTAAGGTACAGGATGGCTGTAACTACCACTGTTCTTTTTGTACCATACCCTTGGCTAGGGGTAGAAGTAGAAGCACCACCATTACACAAGTGGTAGAACAGGCTAAAGAAATAGCGCGTAACCATGTTAAAGAAATTGTATTAACGGGGGTGAACTTGGGAGATTTTGGCGTTATAAATAATATAAGAAAAACCAACTTTTTTGAACTTATTCAAGCATTAGACGATGTAACCTGTATCGAACGTTTTCGAATTTCTTCTATTGAGCCTAACTTATTGAGACAAGAAATTATTGATTTTGTGGCTCGTTCAAAACGATTTGTACCACATTTTCATATACCGTTACAATCGGGTAGTGATAAAATTTTAAAATTAATGCGCCGTCGTTATGTAACAGCCCTCTATCAAGAGAGAATATTAGCCATCAAAGCGCAAATGCCATCTTGTTGCATAGGGGTAGATGTGATTGTTGGATTCCCCGGTGAAACAGAGGAAGACTTTTTAGAAACCTATCAATTTTTAAATGAACTAGACATTTCCTATCTACATGTTTTTCCCTATTCAGAGAGAGACCATACAAAAGCGGCTACGATGGATAATGCTGTAACCCCAAAAGAGCGTATAAGAAGAGCTAGGATGCTCCGTATACTTTCAGAGAAAAAACTTAGATCATTTTATGAACAAAATTTAGGAAAAACGGCTACTGTTTTATTTGAATCAGAAGAAAATGAACATATTATCGAAGGATTTACGGAAAATTATATTCGTGTACAGTTGCCATACGAAGCAGCATTAGCGAACACTTTACATAAAGTAGTATTAAGTGAAATCAATGCGGAGGGCGTAGTCATTCCAAAACTGCTTTTGTAAATTCTATTTTTCTAAAACGGATTTTAATCTGATTATCAGAATTAATATTCTAATTGTTATGCTCCTATTCTCCTGGTTGGTATTCTATTAGACCATACAAATTCTTCTCCTTGGTGTTCGAAATACCTTTTGTTTTCAACAGAAAAACTTTGACTACGTCCTTTTTTGCGTTTGACTAGAATACAACATGCATCTATATTTCGATGGTTTGGATGTTTGTTTTTAATCTTTCTTATATCAAAAATGCAATTTAAACCTATATGCACTATTTTTTTATGGCTTTTATATTGGTTTTTGTCATAATTCCGAGATGCTATTTGGTTTAATGCTTCATCTACGGCTACATCAGAGCTTTGATTACTCTTTTTTAGTTCTATGATATAGGCAATATGATTCTTGGTATCATTGATAATGATATCAGAACGACCACTTCCTGAAATTTTTTCCGAAGAAACATTTATCGTTGGTATGTTATGACAAGCGCCAACTAGGAATAAATGGATAGCAGCATGAAAACTCTTTTCTGTATCATTAAGAAATATATAACCGGCATTGGTAAAACAGTTATTATACAGTGTAAGTAAAAACTCATTCCAGTTTTCGTTTTTTAACGTATCAAAGATACCGCTATATGCTTTACCATCTTCTTCTTGCCTTGCTAGAGCAGCCTCTTCTATATTTTTGAGTAAGGATTGTTTAATTTCCTCATTAGGAAATTTTAATGTATACATGTCATTTTCACAGCTATCTATGGTTAGATATCCTGTTTGAAACATCAAAGGGATTAAATCTATGTCTTTCTTTTGTTTTGTAAACAATAGTTCCTCTTCAGTTGCTTCAAATTTTAGATCATCCCAATCCACCATAAATTTTTCAATATGCTTATTCATTTGCTCTAACAGTATACTAGGATCACCTGTTCTATACCAGTAGTTTTTTAATTTCCCTTCTTGCTTAAAATAATAAAGTATAGAGGTAGGATTGAATACACTGAAATCTTTTCTTATCGTGTTAGGCTCAGTTCTGTTAAGGTCTTTTTCAAAGAATTTGTATCCATTATAATAATCTTTTAAATCATTCATAACGGTATCCACAGATTGTTTTACTGGAACTTCTCTGTTTTTTTCTTTATTTGTAGATTGTTGTTCAATAGATTGTTCTATTGGAATTCTTTTGTTCCTTTCTTGACATATGTATTCTAATTCATATGCAAATAATTCTCTTATATCCTTCTCTGTGTATCCAGTGATATCGAAAACCTCTTCGTAAAGAGATATATCTTCAAAATTATTAGGACCAGACCCTATGTCGGATAAAGTAAAATTAGTTACACCAGTTACAAATACTAATTTACAATCCTCTGCACGGCTTTTGACTACTCTAAAAAAATCACCTAAAATGGTCATGCCATTTTTATATTTCGAAGAATTCCAGTCTAAATTAACTACTGCTCCATCATATTCATCGATTAAGACAATTACTTGATTAGAATAAGCACTTTCTTGCTCTTGAAATTTTATAAATGCTTGCTCTTGCTCTTGAGACTTGTTGGCTTTCTCCATTTTTCGGTCTTCAAATTCTTGTTTTTGAAGGTCTGTAAATTTTTTAATTAATTTGTTAACCAAATCTTTATAATAGGATTCCATGGAGGCCTCTTCTTCAGGATTTTGCATATTGGATTCAATACCATATTTTTCGGCAATACCATATAAATCCTTTTTAATATCTTCTTCTAACTTGACACTTTTACTCAAATTAGAAAAATCTAATCTAATTATTGGATATTTTTTCCAATTGTATGCTTTGTTTTCTATAGTTCCAAGCGTTAGATTCCAACATTCAAACTTGTTACTATGAATATAACATCCTTCAAATAACGCTTTATTAACGGTCCCTTCTGCTATTGTAGCTATGGTAGATATTAATGTAGATTTCCCAAATCTACGAGGACGTATTAGAAACTTTGATTGAC from Cardinium endosymbiont of Culicoides punctatus encodes:
- the mtaB gene encoding tRNA (N(6)-L-threonylcarbamoyladenosine(37)-C(2))-methylthiotransferase MtaB, encoding MKKVAFHTLGCKLNFAETSAIGRLFTEQGFVSVELEQRPHIFVINTCSVTENADNKCAKIVRDALKVSPEAFVIVIGCYAQLKPEKIAQIDGVDAVLGTNEKFKLLDLITDFKKKQANELATIQVSSIKEALTFAPSYSMGDRTRTFLKVQDGCNYHCSFCTIPLARGRSRSTTITQVVEQAKEIARNHVKEIVLTGVNLGDFGVINNIRKTNFFELIQALDDVTCIERFRISSIEPNLLRQEIIDFVARSKRFVPHFHIPLQSGSDKILKLMRRRYVTALYQERILAIKAQMPSCCIGVDVIVGFPGETEEDFLETYQFLNELDISYLHVFPYSERDHTKAATMDNAVTPKERIRRARMLRILSEKKLRSFYEQNLGKTATVLFESEENEHIIEGFTENYIRVQLPYEAALANTLHKVVLSEINAEGVVIPKLLL
- a CDS encoding AAA family ATPase translates to MEMRGIKRKPDNMALEHFVKKRNDLLPIGNASIRKILASGIYSDKTKFIGSLLMSTEGQSKFLIRPRRFGKSTLISTIATIAEGTVNKALFEGCYIHSNKFECWNLTLGTIENKAYNWKKYPIIRLDFSNLSKSVKLEEDIKKDLYGIAEKYGIESNMQNPEEEASMESYYKDLVNKLIKKFTDLQKQEFEDRKMEKANKSQEQEQAFIKFQEQESAYSNQVIVLIDEYDGAVVNLDWNSSKYKNGMTILGDFFRVVKSRAEDCKLVFVTGVTNFTLSDIGSGPNNFEDISLYEEVFDITGYTEKDIRELFAYELEYICQERNKRIPIEQSIEQQSTNKEKNREVPVKQSVDTVMNDLKDYYNGYKFFEKDLNRTEPNTIRKDFSVFNPTSILYYFKQEGKLKNYWYRTGDPSILLEQMNKHIEKFMVDWDDLKFEATEEELLFTKQKKDIDLIPLMFQTGYLTIDSCENDMYTLKFPNEEIKQSLLKNIEEAALARQEEDGKAYSGIFDTLKNENWNEFLLTLYNNCFTNAGYIFLNDTEKSFHAAIHLFLVGACHNIPTINVSSEKISGSGRSDIIINDTKNHIAYIIELKKSNQSSDVAVDEALNQIASRNYDKNQYKSHKKIVHIGLNCIFDIRKIKNKHPNHRNIDACCILVKRKKGRSQSFSVENKRYFEHQGEEFVWSNRIPTRRIGA